The following proteins are co-located in the Sandaracinaceae bacterium genome:
- a CDS encoding MBOAT family O-acyltransferase, translating into MLFNSTDYVVFLALVFIAFWALEPGASPFARRVIDSAARRERLLRAVRTTILLLASYLFYMSWNSVFILLIIGSTLVDYWIGLALGRTEGEGGRKALVALSLFINLGALGLFKYADFGLVASSQALSLFGVTWDPPLLHLILPVGISFYTFQTLSYTIDVYRRRLEPHRDLLEFAMYVAFFPQLVAGPIVRAKEFLWQFNEAPKLSIAGAQSGIYLILRGLVKKVAIADFLATRLIDRVFDNPGAFSTSEVWIAVFGYTWQLYGDFSGYTDVARGSARLFGFELPENFDRPFNSTGPIEFWRRWHITLSRWVQDYLYIPLGGSQKGPGRTYVNLFLSFFIIGVWHGAGWTFVVFGLWHATGVTLNRLYRAWKEARGGDPTPPKGGTRRVLLTLLSLSFFVVHWPMFRSPNLTNMLDMYDQMWGTDWTPVRVDPWVWVAMVAIMVPHFAPEAWVKRAETALKELPWWGLGLLIVAVAALLLHLSAGQAAPFIYFQF; encoded by the coding sequence ATGCTCTTCAACAGCACCGACTACGTCGTCTTCCTCGCGCTGGTGTTCATCGCCTTCTGGGCGCTCGAGCCGGGCGCGAGTCCGTTCGCCAGGCGGGTGATCGACTCGGCCGCGCGCCGCGAGCGGCTGCTGCGCGCGGTGCGGACGACGATCCTGCTGCTCGCCTCCTACCTGTTCTACATGTCGTGGAACTCGGTGTTCATCCTGTTGATCATCGGGTCCACGCTGGTCGACTACTGGATCGGCCTCGCGCTCGGGCGCACCGAAGGAGAGGGCGGTCGCAAGGCGCTGGTCGCGCTGAGCCTGTTCATCAACCTCGGCGCGCTCGGCCTGTTCAAGTACGCCGACTTCGGGCTGGTCGCGTCGTCGCAGGCCCTGAGCCTCTTCGGCGTGACGTGGGACCCACCGCTCCTGCACCTGATCTTGCCGGTGGGGATCAGCTTCTACACGTTCCAGACCCTCAGCTACACGATCGACGTCTACCGGCGGCGCCTCGAGCCGCACCGCGATCTCCTCGAGTTCGCGATGTACGTGGCCTTCTTCCCGCAGCTCGTGGCGGGACCGATCGTGCGCGCCAAGGAGTTCCTCTGGCAGTTCAACGAGGCGCCGAAGCTCTCGATCGCCGGCGCGCAGAGCGGCATCTATCTCATCCTCCGCGGCCTGGTGAAGAAGGTCGCCATCGCGGACTTCCTCGCCACGCGGCTCATCGATCGCGTCTTCGACAACCCGGGCGCGTTCAGCACGAGCGAGGTGTGGATCGCGGTCTTCGGCTATACCTGGCAGCTCTACGGCGACTTCAGCGGCTACACCGACGTCGCCCGCGGCAGCGCGCGCCTCTTCGGCTTCGAGCTGCCCGAGAACTTCGACCGGCCCTTCAACTCCACCGGCCCGATCGAGTTCTGGCGACGATGGCACATCACCCTGTCGCGCTGGGTGCAGGACTATCTCTACATCCCGCTGGGCGGCAGCCAGAAGGGCCCCGGCCGAACCTACGTCAACTTGTTCCTCAGCTTCTTCATCATCGGCGTGTGGCACGGCGCGGGGTGGACGTTCGTCGTCTTCGGCCTGTGGCACGCGACCGGCGTGACCCTGAACCGGCTCTACCGCGCGTGGAAGGAGGCCCGCGGCGGCGACCCGACGCCTCCGAAGGGCGGGACGCGCCGCGTGCTGTTGACCCTCCTGAGCCTGAGCTTCTTCGTCGTGCACTGGCCGATGTTCCGCTCGCCCAACCTCACCAACATGCTCGATATGTACGACCAGATGTGGGGCACGGACTGGACTCCGGTCCGCGTCGACCCGTGGGTCTGGGTGGCGATGGTCGCGATCATGGTCCCGCACTTCGCGCCCGAGGCGTGGGTGAAGCGCGCGGAGACCGCGCTGAAGGAGCTGCCCTGGTGGGGCCTCGGGCTGCTGATCGTGGCCGTGGCCGCGCTGCTGCTGCACCTGTCGGCCGGGCAAGCGGCGCCCTTCATCTACTTCCAGTTCTGA
- a CDS encoding SDR family NAD(P)-dependent oxidoreductase — MAEVASMVSIIQGASRGIGLELVRQLLARGERVVATCRRPQEALALADLAARDPALRVLSLDVTDEASVAHAAQALDGARARLLMNVSGLLHDGDLGPEKRLADVDPAQLARVFAVNAYGPLLVAKHFAPLLVHGERAVLANVSARVGSIEDNRLGGWYAYRASKAAQNMFTRNLSIELARRSKQLAVIALHPGTVDTALSAPFSSRVPDDKLFDVERAARQLLGLCDDATPEKTGQFFAWDGSRIPW, encoded by the coding sequence ATGGCGGAAGTCGCGAGCATGGTCTCGATCATCCAGGGCGCCAGCCGCGGGATCGGCCTCGAGCTGGTGCGGCAGCTCCTCGCGCGGGGAGAGCGCGTGGTCGCGACGTGCCGCCGCCCGCAGGAGGCGCTCGCGCTGGCTGACCTCGCGGCGCGCGATCCGGCGCTCCGGGTGCTGTCGCTCGACGTCACCGACGAGGCGTCCGTGGCCCACGCGGCGCAGGCCCTGGACGGGGCGCGCGCGCGCCTGCTGATGAACGTCTCGGGGCTGCTGCACGACGGCGATCTGGGCCCGGAGAAGCGGCTCGCGGACGTCGACCCGGCTCAGCTCGCGCGGGTCTTCGCCGTCAACGCGTACGGGCCGCTCCTGGTCGCGAAGCACTTCGCGCCGCTCCTGGTCCACGGCGAGCGGGCCGTGCTCGCCAACGTCTCGGCGCGCGTCGGCAGCATCGAGGACAACCGCCTCGGCGGCTGGTACGCCTACCGCGCGTCGAAGGCGGCGCAGAACATGTTCACCCGGAACCTCTCGATCGAGCTCGCCCGGCGCTCGAAGCAGCTCGCCGTGATCGCGCTCCACCCGGGCACCGTCGACACCGCGCTGAGCGCGCCGTTCTCGTCGCGGGTGCCCGACGACAAGCTCTTCGACGTGGAGCGCGCCGCGCGGCAGCTCCTCGGACTCTGCGACGACGCGACGCCGGAGAAGACGGGACAGTTCTTCGCCTGGGACGGCTCGCGCATCCCCTGGTAG
- a CDS encoding MATE family efflux transporter, which translates to MERARSIWAVLVAALRGDVDGIATGPLGRAIPLLAIPMALEMAGEALFALVDVYFVGHLGATAVATVGLTESMMALLYALAFGLAMPATAMVSRRVGEGDLEEAGATAAQAMWAAIAVGALVSLLGAFAPQLLTLMGGTAEVVREGRTFTAIMLGASPLVILLFVGGGALRGAGDAAGAMRALWIANGINIALDPCLILGLGPFPELGLTGAAVATVIGRSAGVVYQVWRLSRARSVSIRGRWGLRLDIIRRLFRLSVGGTAQHLVETGSWVAVVRVLAELGSVAVAGYTVTMRLVIFTLLPVWGFSNATATLVGQSLGANDPARAERAVWLSGSFASVILAIVSLAFLLAPRPLAALFTDDAAVVDVAGEGLFIIAFGYFFYGWVMVCQQAFNGAGDTTTPAWINVACFWCLLIPLAWILANPVGLRESGVFIAIATGYSVSAIVSVVLVRRGRWKLAQA; encoded by the coding sequence GTGGAACGGGCGCGTTCGATCTGGGCCGTGCTCGTCGCGGCGCTGCGCGGGGACGTCGACGGAATCGCGACGGGGCCTCTCGGGCGCGCCATCCCGCTCCTGGCCATTCCGATGGCGCTCGAGATGGCGGGCGAGGCGCTCTTCGCGCTCGTGGACGTGTACTTCGTCGGGCACCTCGGCGCGACCGCGGTGGCGACCGTCGGGCTGACCGAGTCGATGATGGCGCTCCTCTACGCGCTGGCCTTCGGGCTCGCGATGCCGGCCACCGCCATGGTGTCGCGGCGGGTCGGCGAGGGGGACCTCGAGGAGGCGGGCGCGACGGCGGCGCAGGCGATGTGGGCGGCGATCGCGGTCGGCGCGCTGGTGTCCTTGCTCGGCGCCTTCGCCCCGCAGCTGCTCACCCTCATGGGCGGCACGGCCGAGGTCGTGCGCGAGGGCCGCACCTTCACCGCGATCATGCTCGGCGCGAGCCCGCTGGTGATCTTGCTCTTCGTCGGCGGCGGCGCGCTGCGGGGCGCGGGCGACGCGGCGGGGGCCATGCGCGCGCTCTGGATCGCGAACGGCATCAACATCGCGCTCGACCCGTGCCTGATCCTGGGCCTCGGCCCCTTCCCCGAGCTCGGGCTCACGGGCGCCGCGGTCGCGACGGTGATCGGCCGGAGCGCGGGCGTCGTCTACCAGGTGTGGCGTCTCTCTCGGGCCCGGAGCGTGTCCATCCGCGGCCGCTGGGGGCTGCGCCTCGACATCATCCGGCGGCTCTTCCGCCTGTCGGTGGGCGGCACCGCGCAGCACCTGGTCGAGACCGGCAGCTGGGTCGCCGTCGTGCGCGTGCTCGCGGAGCTCGGCAGCGTGGCCGTCGCTGGCTACACGGTGACGATGCGGCTCGTGATCTTCACCTTGCTGCCGGTGTGGGGGTTCTCGAACGCCACCGCCACGCTGGTCGGCCAGAGCCTGGGGGCGAACGATCCCGCGCGGGCCGAGCGCGCCGTCTGGCTCTCGGGCAGCTTCGCGAGCGTGATCCTCGCCATCGTCTCGCTCGCCTTCTTGCTCGCGCCGCGCCCGCTCGCCGCGCTCTTCACCGACGACGCGGCGGTGGTCGACGTGGCTGGAGAGGGCCTGTTCATCATCGCCTTCGGCTACTTCTTCTACGGCTGGGTCATGGTCTGCCAGCAGGCCTTCAACGGCGCGGGAGACACGACCACCCCGGCGTGGATCAACGTGGCCTGCTTCTGGTGCCTGCTCATCCCCCTCGCCTGGATCCTCGCCAACCCCGTCGGCCTCCGCGAGAGCGGCGTCTTCATCGCCATCGCGACCGGCTACAGCGTCTCGGCGATCGTCAGCGTGGTGCTCGTCCGACGCGGCCGCTGGAAGCTCGCGCAGGCGTGA
- a CDS encoding GTP-binding protein yields the protein MIIPVTVVTGFLGAGKSTLVEGWLSALPRDETAVIVNERGDVGIDGELLASHVSRLREITAGCVCCETQAELASALVELSGLSPAPRRILVETSGAASPAGVIRALTRGKARERLRLDGVITVIDASRVERALSFDLAVEQLGFADVVVMSHADRADEAALDATEARLVRHAPGAVMVRAGRDRTVPSLDALLERREEVLRILPEAAGAHAAIDAVSLVVDGPLDEERFADWVEEALGAVEARVLRVKGILAMEGLDARVIVQGVGEAIEVTVGAPWGDTAPTSRLVILGLGLEREALEAGFAACAALPDPNGGRDAG from the coding sequence GTGATCATTCCCGTCACCGTCGTCACGGGGTTTCTCGGGGCGGGGAAGTCGACGCTGGTGGAGGGCTGGCTGTCGGCGCTGCCGCGTGACGAGACGGCGGTGATCGTCAACGAGCGGGGGGACGTCGGGATCGACGGGGAGCTCCTCGCGTCGCACGTGTCGAGGCTCCGGGAGATCACCGCGGGGTGCGTGTGCTGCGAGACGCAGGCGGAGCTCGCGAGCGCGCTCGTGGAGCTGTCCGGGCTCTCGCCCGCGCCTCGCCGGATCCTGGTGGAGACGTCGGGCGCGGCGTCGCCGGCCGGGGTGATCCGCGCGCTCACCCGCGGGAAGGCGCGCGAGCGGCTGCGGCTCGACGGGGTGATCACGGTGATCGACGCGTCGCGGGTCGAGCGCGCGCTGTCGTTCGATCTCGCGGTGGAGCAGCTGGGCTTCGCCGACGTGGTGGTGATGTCGCACGCCGACCGCGCGGACGAGGCGGCGCTCGACGCGACCGAGGCGAGGCTCGTCCGGCACGCGCCCGGCGCGGTGATGGTCCGCGCGGGGCGCGACCGCACGGTGCCCTCACTCGACGCGCTGCTCGAGCGGCGCGAGGAGGTCTTGCGGATCCTCCCCGAGGCGGCCGGCGCGCACGCGGCGATCGACGCCGTCTCGCTCGTCGTCGACGGCCCGCTCGACGAGGAGCGCTTCGCGGACTGGGTCGAGGAGGCGCTCGGCGCGGTCGAGGCGCGCGTCCTTCGCGTGAAGGGGATCCTCGCCATGGAGGGGCTCGACGCGCGCGTGATCGTGCAGGGCGTCGGCGAGGCGATCGAGGTGACGGTCGGCGCTCCGTGGGGAGACACCGCGCCCACGAGCCGGCTCGTGATCCTCGGCCTGGGCCTGGAGCGCGAGGCCCTCGAGGCGGGCTTCGCGGCGTGCGCGGCGCTCCCCGACCCGAACGGCGGCCGGGACGCGGGCTGA
- a CDS encoding GDSL-type esterase/lipase family protein encodes MSTHVKDTPEGAHPAGVGRAMLIAGFAACFVWIPYAIDGLEDFQVVGPNDAIPLTDLLSATPRQGGASLAGALRRPSLLEGDDEALMEAAPLPEAVRVEPRRTRRRPPTEGEPPATPIARIDPEEFEGLTREIEDPRGAMRGFYRRLAAVERDEPVLARMGVYGTSTNGADRMTSQLRRLLQRRFGDGGKGWVPVAAGWRYQRHQDVEWRYDHWRTYVVNRANGPLDRYGWGGVLAVNRHRGAESEFATTASGPGSRVSRFRIFHQAFPEGGRLSVRVDDGPPRIIDTSASEPTDRVEEIEVPDGAHTLRLGAVGEEEGQGEEDLRLYGVTMERDGPGVVVDGLALIGAFTRVLRLFDREHLSTQVRQRDPNLVVFWMGANDAVSERVPFVEDQYRRHYRGILRRYQDANPGMSCLVMSILDKGERDGGRIRTRARVPRMVQVQREIALAEGCAFFDTYEAMGGEGTMRRWYSNSPRLVTADLGHLTASGSRVMGTLVYRALMKGFDDWIADGER; translated from the coding sequence GTGTCGACGCACGTGAAGGACACGCCCGAGGGCGCACACCCCGCCGGCGTAGGGCGAGCGATGCTGATCGCGGGGTTCGCCGCGTGCTTCGTCTGGATCCCCTACGCCATCGACGGGCTCGAGGACTTCCAGGTCGTCGGGCCGAACGACGCGATCCCCCTGACCGACCTGCTCTCGGCCACGCCGCGGCAGGGCGGCGCGTCGCTCGCGGGCGCGCTGCGTCGGCCGAGCCTGCTCGAGGGCGACGACGAGGCGTTGATGGAGGCGGCCCCGCTCCCCGAGGCGGTGCGGGTCGAGCCGCGCCGCACGCGCCGACGTCCTCCGACCGAGGGCGAGCCCCCCGCGACGCCCATCGCGCGGATCGATCCCGAGGAGTTCGAGGGGCTCACCCGCGAGATCGAAGATCCGCGCGGCGCGATGCGCGGCTTCTACCGTCGGCTCGCCGCGGTCGAGCGGGACGAGCCCGTGCTCGCGCGCATGGGGGTCTACGGCACGTCCACCAACGGCGCCGACCGCATGACCTCGCAGCTCCGACGGCTCCTCCAGCGCCGCTTCGGCGACGGCGGCAAGGGCTGGGTCCCCGTGGCCGCGGGCTGGCGCTATCAGCGCCACCAGGACGTCGAGTGGCGCTACGACCACTGGCGCACTTACGTGGTCAACCGCGCGAACGGCCCCCTCGACCGCTACGGCTGGGGCGGCGTGCTCGCGGTGAACCGTCACCGCGGGGCCGAGAGCGAGTTCGCCACGACGGCGAGCGGCCCCGGCAGCCGCGTCAGCCGGTTTCGCATCTTTCACCAGGCCTTCCCCGAGGGCGGCCGGCTGTCGGTGCGCGTCGACGACGGTCCGCCTCGCATCATCGACACGTCCGCGAGCGAGCCCACCGATCGCGTCGAGGAGATCGAGGTGCCCGACGGCGCGCACACGCTCCGGCTCGGCGCGGTGGGCGAGGAAGAGGGCCAGGGCGAGGAAGACTTGCGTCTCTACGGCGTGACCATGGAGCGCGACGGCCCGGGCGTGGTCGTCGACGGGCTCGCCCTCATCGGCGCCTTCACGCGCGTCTTGCGCCTCTTCGACCGCGAGCACCTGAGCACGCAGGTCCGCCAGCGCGACCCCAACCTCGTCGTGTTCTGGATGGGCGCGAACGACGCGGTCAGCGAGCGCGTCCCGTTCGTCGAGGACCAGTACCGCCGCCACTACCGCGGGATCCTGCGCCGCTATCAGGACGCCAACCCGGGCATGAGCTGCCTGGTGATGAGCATCCTCGACAAGGGCGAGCGCGACGGCGGCCGCATCCGCACGCGGGCGCGCGTGCCGCGCATGGTCCAGGTGCAGCGCGAGATCGCGCTCGCGGAGGGCTGCGCCTTCTTCGACACCTACGAGGCCATGGGCGGCGAGGGCACGATGCGCCGCTGGTACTCGAACAGCCCGCGCCTCGTGACCGCGGACCTCGGCCACCTCACCGCGAGCGGCTCGCGCGTGATGGGCACGCTGGTCTACCGCGCCCTCATGAAGGGCTTCGACGACTGGATCGCCGACGGAGAGCGATGA
- a CDS encoding GDSL-type esterase/lipase family protein produces the protein MTRSLRGPLVLMGFAALLFGSVAESQPPVLRSSVPAAEAPVSPVWVEHPEALAHFHRALEGLRRDRGRTVRVMHFGDSNVAADLWTHVARESLQQRFGAGGSGYLLPRGHGSWHRGGVRVRAEGRWLSRRRGFARDFGPDDGLWGLAGVGVEPEAGGARLRLDVPAGRAGRRFELHALGRTAPGRLAVKVDDGDWQLVDLRAPSARLVLRRWSLDAGAHVVQVRHAGGRPRLLGLVVEEESGVVYDVLGINGHRASAILHWNEPLLRAQLNERRPDLVVLSYGGNEALDPNLPLDTYAEQTRLAVEKIRALAPEASCLLVGPLATYPVHAARMSAVTAIQRSLAPSLGCAFWDSSQTSGGPGTLRRWGRYPGMVSGDHLHLGPQGYERVGREFAEALLRGL, from the coding sequence GTGACGCGCTCGCTTCGAGGTCCGCTGGTCCTGATGGGCTTCGCCGCGCTCTTGTTCGGGAGCGTGGCGGAGTCGCAGCCGCCCGTGCTGCGGTCGTCCGTGCCCGCGGCCGAGGCGCCCGTGAGCCCGGTGTGGGTGGAGCACCCGGAGGCGCTCGCGCACTTTCATCGGGCGCTCGAGGGGCTGCGTCGCGACCGCGGGCGGACGGTCCGGGTGATGCACTTCGGCGACAGCAACGTCGCGGCGGACCTCTGGACGCACGTGGCGCGCGAGTCACTGCAGCAGCGCTTCGGCGCGGGCGGGAGCGGGTATCTGCTGCCGCGCGGGCACGGGAGCTGGCACCGCGGCGGGGTGCGGGTGCGCGCGGAGGGGCGGTGGCTGAGCCGGCGGCGCGGCTTCGCGCGCGACTTCGGTCCCGACGACGGCCTCTGGGGCCTGGCCGGCGTGGGCGTCGAGCCCGAGGCCGGGGGCGCGCGGCTGCGGCTCGACGTCCCGGCGGGGCGCGCGGGGCGGCGCTTCGAATTGCACGCGCTCGGTCGCACCGCGCCCGGGCGGCTCGCGGTGAAGGTCGACGACGGCGACTGGCAGCTCGTGGATCTGCGCGCGCCCTCGGCGCGGCTCGTGCTGCGGCGCTGGAGCCTCGACGCGGGCGCGCACGTCGTGCAGGTCCGGCACGCGGGCGGGCGGCCGCGCCTGCTCGGGCTGGTGGTCGAGGAGGAGTCGGGCGTGGTCTACGACGTGCTCGGCATCAACGGGCACCGCGCGAGCGCGATCCTCCACTGGAACGAGCCACTCCTGCGCGCGCAGCTGAACGAGCGGCGGCCCGACCTCGTGGTGCTGAGCTACGGCGGGAACGAGGCGCTCGACCCGAACCTGCCGCTCGACACCTACGCGGAGCAGACGCGCCTGGCGGTCGAGAAGATCCGCGCGCTCGCGCCGGAGGCGAGCTGCCTGCTCGTCGGCCCGCTCGCGACCTACCCGGTGCACGCGGCGCGCATGAGCGCGGTGACCGCCATCCAGCGGAGCCTCGCGCCGAGCCTGGGCTGCGCCTTCTGGGACAGCAGCCAGACCTCGGGCGGGCCGGGCACGCTGCGACGCTGGGGGCGCTATCCGGGCATGGTCAGCGGGGACCACCTGCACCTCGGGCCCCAGGGCTACGAGCGCGTGGGGCGGGAATTCGCGGAGGCGCTGCTGCGCGGCCTCTGA
- a CDS encoding serine/threonine-protein kinase has product MGLGDTLSEKDEGPDQRFGETLDSKELMLDSGEALAMEPTQASVVSPAEHPSFDDVEDDPFGDLSTGAHLGGRYRLEKILGKGATGVVFEASHLVIGKRVALKCLYPHHRAAANAIERFFREARIAATVEHPNVIQVFDGGDEKETLFLAMELLDGESLGDRLERGPLPVDEAVAIFVEIMDGVAAVHERGVVHRDLKPDNVFLVRPVRGQRPHPKVLDFGISKLKEPGLRELTSIGAVMGTPYYMAPEQVANTRGVDVRADVYSLGVMLYEALAGDVPYAAESVLDIFKRHQEGGATPLDMVRTDVPRELAELVRTAMDPEIAKRFASVREMRDALASIVLADDEQAEAEGTGQVRMTVRDVMSPLYLAEREAREQAEKKEKDTVDDEDEVISPLHEASRRRGAETLDVRSTQALKRPPTITPGWVWPALIAMGVLAFFSFGFAVVALLL; this is encoded by the coding sequence ATGGGACTCGGGGACACGCTGAGCGAAAAGGACGAAGGCCCAGACCAGCGGTTCGGCGAGACGCTCGACTCGAAGGAGCTGATGCTCGACTCCGGCGAGGCGCTCGCGATGGAGCCGACCCAGGCGAGCGTGGTGAGCCCGGCCGAGCACCCCTCGTTCGACGACGTCGAGGACGATCCCTTCGGCGACCTGAGCACGGGCGCGCACCTCGGCGGGCGGTACCGGCTCGAGAAGATCCTCGGCAAGGGCGCGACCGGCGTCGTCTTCGAGGCGTCCCACCTCGTGATCGGCAAGCGCGTCGCCCTCAAGTGCCTCTACCCGCACCACCGCGCGGCGGCCAACGCCATCGAGCGCTTCTTCCGCGAGGCGCGCATCGCCGCGACGGTCGAGCACCCCAACGTGATCCAGGTGTTCGACGGCGGCGACGAGAAGGAGACGCTCTTCCTCGCGATGGAGCTGCTGGACGGCGAGTCGCTCGGCGACCGGCTCGAGCGCGGCCCCCTCCCGGTGGACGAGGCGGTCGCGATCTTCGTCGAGATCATGGACGGCGTGGCCGCGGTCCACGAGCGCGGCGTGGTGCACCGCGATCTGAAGCCCGACAACGTCTTCCTCGTGCGCCCCGTGCGCGGGCAGCGACCGCATCCCAAGGTGCTCGACTTCGGGATCAGCAAGCTCAAGGAGCCGGGCCTCCGCGAGCTGACCTCGATCGGCGCCGTGATGGGCACGCCGTACTACATGGCGCCCGAGCAGGTCGCGAACACGCGCGGCGTCGACGTGCGGGCGGACGTCTACTCCCTCGGCGTGATGCTCTACGAGGCGCTCGCGGGCGACGTGCCCTACGCCGCCGAGTCCGTCCTGGACATCTTCAAGCGGCACCAGGAGGGCGGCGCCACGCCCCTCGACATGGTGCGCACCGACGTGCCGCGGGAGCTGGCGGAGCTCGTGCGCACCGCGATGGATCCGGAGATCGCCAAGCGCTTCGCGTCCGTGCGGGAGATGCGCGACGCGCTCGCGTCGATCGTGCTCGCGGACGACGAACAGGCCGAGGCGGAGGGCACGGGTCAAGTCCGCATGACCGTGCGCGACGTGATGAGCCCCCTCTATCTCGCCGAGCGAGAGGCGCGCGAGCAGGCCGAGAAGAAGGAGAAGGACACCGTCGACGACGAGGACGAGGTGATCTCACCGCTCCACGAGGCGAGCCGGCGCCGCGGCGCCGAGACGCTCGACGTCCGATCGACGCAGGCGCTGAAGCGCCCCCCCACGATCACCCCGGGCTGGGTCTGGCCCGCCCTCATCGCGATGGGTGTCCTGGCGTTCTTCTCCTTCGGCTTCGCCGTCGTCGCGCTGCTGCTGTAG
- a CDS encoding protein-L-isoaspartate(D-aspartate) O-methyltransferase — translation MRASLPILATSLAASLLGLSTCAEAQNGAGENARAVEMVRRQLEARDVREPRVLAAMRRVPRHRFVPASQRPYAYDDRPLPIGHEQTISQPYIVGLMTQLAELEPGDRVLEIGTGSGYQAAVLAELEVDVYSIEIVRPLGERARGVLRELGYDRVHVRIGDGYQGWPEHAPFDAVILTAAPPRIPDPLLEQLAVGGRLVAPVGRGVQDLVVVIRTEEGYASRRVIPVRFVPMTGEAQRR, via the coding sequence ATGCGGGCCTCTCTGCCGATCCTGGCCACCTCCCTCGCGGCGTCCCTGCTCGGACTGTCCACCTGCGCGGAGGCCCAGAACGGCGCGGGGGAGAACGCGCGCGCGGTGGAGATGGTCCGGCGCCAGCTCGAGGCGCGCGACGTGCGCGAGCCGCGGGTGCTGGCCGCGATGCGACGCGTGCCGCGCCACCGCTTCGTGCCCGCGTCCCAGCGTCCCTACGCGTATGACGACCGGCCCCTGCCCATCGGTCACGAGCAGACCATCAGCCAGCCCTACATCGTGGGGCTGATGACCCAGCTCGCGGAGCTCGAGCCCGGCGACCGGGTCCTCGAGATCGGGACGGGGAGCGGCTACCAGGCCGCGGTGCTCGCCGAGCTGGAGGTCGACGTCTACTCGATCGAGATCGTCCGGCCGCTCGGCGAGAGAGCTCGGGGCGTGCTGCGCGAGCTCGGCTACGACCGGGTGCACGTGCGCATCGGCGACGGGTATCAGGGCTGGCCCGAGCACGCCCCCTTCGACGCCGTGATCCTGACCGCCGCCCCGCCCCGGATCCCCGATCCCCTGCTCGAGCAGCTCGCGGTCGGCGGCCGCCTGGTGGCGCCCGTGGGGCGCGGCGTCCAGGACCTCGTCGTCGTGATCCGGACCGAGGAGGGCTACGCGAGCCGGCGCGTGATCCCCGTGCGCTTCGTGCCGATGACGGGCGAAGCGCAGCGCCGTTGA